The Dehalogenimonas lykanthroporepellens BL-DC-9 genome includes a window with the following:
- a CDS encoding metalloendopeptidase, glycoprotease family (KEGG: dev:DhcVS_1208 metal-dependent protease with chaperone activity~TIGRFAM: metalloendopeptidase, glycoprotease family~PFAM: peptidase M22 glycoprotease) produces MLVLGIESSCDETAAAVVRDGVEILSNEIASQVDIHARYGGVVPEVASRQHLLSAVPVLEKSLQTAGVTLAGIDAVAVTAGPGLAGSLLVGVNFAKSLAMAAQKPLIGVNHLEGHIYANWLTGDLPQFPVMALIVSGGHTDLVYMKDHGDYEIIGRTRDDAAGEAFDKAARLLNLGYPGGPAVDIAARLGKPTLKLPRAVIRNSHDFSFSGLKTALYRLVETGQTDTPENAAASFQEAVVRVLVTKTIAAAEEYGVNQILLSGGVAANSRLRERMAADSPIPVLIPPLKLCTDNAAVIASCGYFHLQRGERSGLDLDVYPSMPFSPSNSQ; encoded by the coding sequence ATGCTGGTACTCGGTATCGAAAGCTCCTGTGATGAAACCGCCGCCGCCGTCGTTCGTGACGGGGTGGAGATTCTGTCCAATGAGATAGCCTCCCAGGTGGACATCCACGCCCGTTACGGCGGGGTAGTGCCGGAGGTGGCCTCCCGTCAGCATCTGCTGTCGGCGGTGCCGGTGCTGGAAAAAAGTCTGCAAACCGCCGGAGTGACCCTCGCCGGCATCGACGCCGTGGCCGTGACCGCCGGCCCGGGGCTGGCTGGTTCGCTTCTGGTAGGGGTGAACTTCGCTAAATCTCTGGCTATGGCCGCCCAAAAGCCGCTGATCGGCGTCAATCACCTTGAAGGACACATTTACGCCAACTGGCTGACCGGTGACCTGCCGCAGTTTCCGGTGATGGCGCTGATTGTCTCCGGTGGTCACACCGATCTGGTATATATGAAAGACCACGGCGATTACGAGATTATCGGCCGCACCCGGGACGATGCCGCCGGTGAGGCTTTCGACAAGGCGGCGCGCCTTTTAAACCTGGGCTACCCCGGCGGCCCGGCGGTGGACATAGCCGCCCGATTGGGCAAGCCGACGCTGAAACTGCCCCGCGCCGTCATCCGTAACAGCCACGATTTCAGCTTTTCCGGCCTGAAGACCGCCCTGTACCGGCTTGTCGAGACTGGACAGACGGATACCCCGGAAAATGCCGCCGCCAGTTTTCAGGAAGCGGTTGTCCGGGTACTGGTGACCAAAACCATTGCCGCCGCCGAGGAATACGGCGTTAACCAGATACTGCTCTCCGGCGGAGTCGCCGCCAACTCCCGACTGCGGGAACGCATGGCCGCCGATTCACCCATCCCGGTACTTATCCCGCCGTTGAAACTGTGTACCGACAACGCCGCCGTCATCGCCTCCTGCGGTTACTTCCACCTTCAGCGGGGCGAACGGTCGGGCCTGGACCTGGATGTCTACCCCTCCATGCCTTTTTCCCCGTCGAATAGCCAGTGA
- a CDS encoding Chaperonin Cpn10 (PFAM: Chaperonin Cpn10~KEGG: dev:DhcVS_1209 co-chaperonin GroES (HSP10)), producing the protein MAISVQPLQNFVLIKPGKKEEMRSGIVIPDTAQEKAQEGEVVAVGPGRMGKDNTREALDVKVGDFVIYPKFGGTEVKVEGNDLIILPENQILAKRTN; encoded by the coding sequence ATGGCAATCTCAGTACAACCCCTGCAGAACTTCGTCCTCATCAAACCGGGCAAGAAAGAAGAGATGCGTTCGGGTATCGTCATCCCCGACACCGCTCAGGAAAAAGCCCAGGAAGGTGAGGTCGTCGCCGTCGGCCCCGGCCGTATGGGCAAGGACAATACCCGCGAAGCCCTGGACGTCAAGGTCGGTGATTTCGTTATCTACCCCAAATTCGGTGGTACCGAAGTCAAGGTAGAGGGTAATGACCTGATCATCCTGCCCGAGAACCAGATTCTGGCCAAGCGCACCAACTAA